The following coding sequences lie in one Oncorhynchus gorbuscha isolate QuinsamMale2020 ecotype Even-year linkage group LG10, OgorEven_v1.0, whole genome shotgun sequence genomic window:
- the LOC124044989 gene encoding aerolysin-like protein, with protein MATTLHFIGGGGGTYFEFHGMDNGATIKKIGVAVGGSQVKAVRVELTDGKGATFGDADTFNEFEFNLAERITKLSLWGNGAGTRLGAIKFVTSQNREFFEKMTSWPLKTEYTIDVGSGICLGLQGRSGSDIDCMGFLFINTIKSSVMTDMEYPTLSLYKPQVTQEYVTSVSHQNDTSLVVEKSITYIKTLTKTSSWSVSNKIESTLNVSVKAGIPDLVEVSSGFSLTVGVEQSTSLQKTETITESGTINVKIPPGKIMDVEITMWKANIDLDYRAKVKVTCMNGSQLVFPSKGIYTGVAYTSLRLSRKER; from the exons ATGGCAACCACACTGCATTTTATCGGTGGTGGAGGAGGCACTTACTTTGAGTTCCATGGCATGGACAACGGTGCCACCATCAAGAAGATCGGAGTGGCGGTGGGAGGCTCTCAGGTGAAAGCTGTGCGGGTGGAGCTGACCGACGGGAAAGGAGCGACTTTTGGAGATGCGGACACTTTCAATGAGTTTGAGTTCAACCTCGCCGAGCGCATCACCAAGCTGTCTCTGTGGGGTAATGGTGCTGGCACACGTCTGGGTGCCATCAAATTCGTGACGAGTCAGAACCGGGAGTTCTTTGAAAAAATGACCAGCTGGCCACTGAAGACTGAGTACACCATAGATGTGGGGTCCGGAATCTGCCTGGGGCTGCAGGGCAGGTCTGGCTCAGACATCGACTGCATGGGCTTCCTCTTCATCAACACCATCAAGTCGTCCGTAATGACTGACATGGAGTATCCCACCCTGTCCCTCTATAAACCCCAG GTGACCCAAGAATATGTGACATCTGTGTCTCACCAGAACGACACCTCCTTGGTTGTAGAAAAGTCCATTACATACATCAAGACGCTGACCAAGACTTCCTCCTGGTCCGTCAGCAACAAGATAGAATCCACCTTGAATGTATCGGTCAAAGCAGGGATCCCGGATCTGGTCGAGGTGTCATCAGGGTTCAGCTTGACCGTGGGAGTGGAGCAATCCACCAGCCTGCAGAAGACAGAGACCATAACAGAATCAGGTACCATCAACGTGAAGATCCCACCAGGGAAGATCATGGATGTTGAGATCACAATGTGGAAAGCAAATATCGACCTCGACTACAGGGCCAAAGTGAAAGTCACCTGCATGAATGGCAGTCAGCTGGTCTTCCCATCCAAAGGCATCTACACTGGTGTGGCTTACACTTCATTGAGGTTGTccagaaaggagagatga